AGCACCCAGATCCACGGATTGAACCCGACAAAGTACAAATAAAACGGAACCGTAATCAAACACAGCGCGGGCAAGCCCAACAGAAACAGCGTGGTCGGCCAGTGGATCGGACGCGGCGACATCTTTAACTCCTCGACAGTTGAGGCTTCATTTTGCGCGATTTCGCCCGCCGGGTCGACGGGCATTTTAGGAGGTCGCGCATTTGACTCCCTTTTCGGGGTCCTGCATGATCGCTTCATGGTTCATGATTTACATCCCGTGATCTTCTACATCCATGGTGATTTGGGCGTGCGCTGGTACGGCCTGTCTTACCTTCTCGGTTTTCTTCTCGCCTACGGCGTCGCTTACTGGCTCGTGAAGCGGCAACGATCGCAGGTCACCACCGAAATGCTCGGCGATCTGACGACCTACTGCGCGATCGGCACGCTCGCCGGCGGTCGCTTGGGCTACTGTCTGTTCTACTCCCCCGATCTGTTCTTGAAGTTCAAAGCGGAGTTTCCCTTCTGGGGCGTCCTCGCGGTGAACGAAGGTGGAATGGCGAGCCACGGAGGCATGATCGGGATCGCCGTCGCCTGCGTCCTCTTCGCGCGCAAGTACGGCATCAGCCGTTTGTACCTGTTCGACCTGGTGACGGTCTCGGGTTCGATCGGGGTGATCTTCGGTCGCATCGCGAACTTCATCAACGGTGAGCTCGTCGGTCGCGAGGCGCCGGCGGATTTCCCGCTGGCCGTTCGTTTTCCCACCGACATTTACCTGTGGCCCGCGCAAGAGCCGGGACGTCTGGAAGGCCTGGCCGCGGTCGTCGAGAAAATTCCCGGCCAGTCGCGGGATCACTATCTGGATCTCGTCGCGCAGCAAGCGGCGAATCCGGGTGCGCGCTCGCAGCTCAACCAAGTTCTGATGACGATCGTCGATCAAATTCAACACGGTAACGCCGCCGCGAAAGAGGCGATCGCGCCGCTCCTCACCTACCGTCATCCGTCGCAGCTTTACGCCGCGCTTGGTGAAGGCGTCGTCGTCTTCTTGGTGCTGATGGCCGTCTGGTACAAACCGCGCAAAGCGGGGATCGTGGGCGCCAGTTTCCTGATCATCTACGGCATCGTGCGGATCGTGCAGGAGCAGTTCCGTATGCCCGACGCGCATCTGGGATTCCAGGCGTTGGGGATGACCCGCGGTCAGTGGCTGAGCGTGGGCATGACGTTGATCGGTGTGGGCCTCGCGATCTTCTGGTCGCGCAGCGGAAGCCTCGTCATCCCGGGCTGGGGCCGCGTTTCTTCCATCAAGATCAATCGGCGCTCGAAGTCGGAGTAAAACTCCACGCTTTCACGCAAAAAAGAAAAGGCCGGATCCCGTTGTTTTCGGGCCGGCCTTTTTTGTTTTGGAGAGCGATTCGCCTCAGCGTTTCGCGATCCCGGACTTCAAAAATTCCGCAAGCGAAAGCGTGCGCTGATCGCCAGTGGCCATCGTTTTCACGGTGACCGTGCCGGCATCGCGTTCGTTCCCGCCGAGGATGAAGGTCGACGTCGCATTGAAACGCGCGGCCTTCTTCATTTTTTTCCCCACGTTGCCGCCGCCCGCGATGAGCTCCACGTTCAAACCGGCCGCGCGCAGCTCTTCGGTGACTTTCAACGCGTAGGTCTCGGCCGAGTCGTCCGCCACGATCACTGTGGCATCGGTCGCGCCTTCCGGGAACATCGCGGGACCGGTCAAGAGCGCCAGGCGCTCCATGCCCGCGGCCCAGCCGACGCCGGGGGTTTCGTTACCGCCCATCAAGGCGACCAGGCCGTTGTAACGTCCTCCCGCGAGCACCGCCGACTGCGCGCCCAGGTGGGTCGTCGTGAACTCGAAAACGGTGTGCGTGTAGTAATCGAAGCCGCGCACCAACGAGGGCGTGAGTTGGAACTTCACGCCGACCGCCGTCAGCCCTTCCAGCACGCCATCGAAAAATTTCTTCGACTCATCATTCAGGCATTTGTCCAGGCGGGGTGCCCCTTCCAGAATCTTGCGGTCGCCCGCATCTTTCGAATCCAGAATGCGCAGCGGATTTTTCTCGAGACGGGTTTGGGAATCGGGTGAAAGCTCGGCGCGGAACTGCGAGAGGTATTCGACCAGCAGATCGCGGTGTTTCATCCGCGACGAGGTGTCGCCGAGGGAGTTGATCTCGAGCTGCACTTTGTCCGCGAGTCCCAGATCCGCGAGCATACGTGCGCCGAGCGCGATGCACTCCACGTCCGCGAACGGGGCTTCCTGGCCCAGGCTTTCCACGCCGATCTGATGAAACTGACGATAGCGGCCCTTTTGCGGACGCTCGTAGCGGAACATGGGGCCCGAGTAATAGAGCTTCAGGGGCAGATTCTGCTGGAGCCCGTTCGAGATCAACGCGCGCGCGATGCCCGCGGTGCCTTCCGGGCGCAGGGTCAGCCACTCGCCGCCGCGGTCTTGGAACGAGTAGGTCTCTTTCGAAACGGCGTCGGAGGTCTCGCCGAGCGTGCGGTGGAAAACCTCGCGGAATTCGAAGATCGGGGTGTCGATCTCTTGGTAACCGTAGCGCTGGGCCATATTCCAGGCGCGCTCGTCAAGGCCGCGAAAAATGCGGCTCGTTTCGGGGAGAAGATCCTGGGTACCCCGGGCGGGTTGCAGACGCGAGACAGGCTGTTCAGACATAATGGCTCAAAATAACCGCAGTCGCGGTGTTTAAGCAAGCCGTCGACGGGCATTTCCCTTGCCCGAGGCGGTCCCGCACGCGAGAATTGCGACCGATGAAACGCATTCAGTTCTTGGGAACCTTGGCGGTCTTCTGCGCCTCTTTGGTGGGCGGTTTTTACCTGTTTCAGGGGGCCTCGTCGTTCGCGCTCGGGGACGTCGTCGAAATCGACTGGCGACTTCTCGGGCAGCTGGATTACATCAGCGGCCAAGCGGGCGGGGAACTCGAAAAGCTGGATGGTAAAACCGTCCGCATTCCCGGCTTCATGGTCCCGCTCGAGGACGACATGAAACGCGTCACCGAGTTCTTGCTCGTGCCTTCACCGCAGGCTTGCATTCACGTGCCGCCTCCGCCGCCGAACCAAATGGTTTTGATCGATATGGCGAAAGTCTCGGGGACCGAAGTCGCTTACGGGCCGATTTGGGTTTACGGAACTTTGCACCTGAAGCCGAAGCGTCATCTTTACGGGGAAAGCTCGTTCAGCATGGACGGCGTGAAGATCGAAAAATACCAATCGCGCTAAAGGACTGACGGAAGGATTCACGGATGACCTTGAAGATCGAAAATCTGCGCTTCCGTTACCCCAACCAAAAACAGGATCTGCTCCGGATCGCCCGCTTCGAGCTGAAACCGGGCGAGAAATTGTTTCTGTTCGGTCCCAGCGGCGCGGGGAAATCGAGCTTCTTGGAGCTCGTGGCCGGGATCCAGAAAGCCCAAGCGGGAAAGATCGAAGTCTGCGGGCGCGACCTGACCCCTTTAAGTGAAAGTGAACGCGACGCCCACCGCGCGCGCCATCTGGGATTCATTTTTCAGAGTTTCAATCTGCTGCCGTTTCTGAGCGTCGACGAAAACATCCGTCTAGGGACGAGCTTCAGTCGTGAACGTGCGGCGAACGTGAAGCCCGGCGACGTCGAACATCTGATCGAAAAGCTGGGGCTCTCGGGCCTAGCCGCCCGACGCGCCGGCGATCTGAGCGTGGGGCAAGCCCAGCGTGTGGCCGCGGCTCGTGCGCTTCTCGGAAAACCCGAACTGCTGCTGGCGGACGAGCCCACGTCGGCGCTGGATCACGATCACCGCGAATCCTTTTTGAAACTGCTCTTCGACCTTGCGGCGGAATCGAAGCAGGCGATCTTATTCGTCAGCCACGACCGCAGCCTGGCCAAACTTTTCGACCGCACGGTGGATTTGCGTGATTTGTCTGTGGGCGACTCTTTGGGCGAGCATGGAAAGGCGGACACATGAATCTGGCGCGCATCGCTTGGGCCTCTTTGCTTTCGCGCCGGGCCGCCAGTCTGCTGACGCTGTTTTCCATCGCGATTTCGGTGGCGCTTCTCATTTCCGTTGAGCGTTTGAAACAAGGCGCGGAAGAAGGCTTCACGGGCGCGATCAGCCAGACGGATCTGATCGTCGGGGGGCGCACGGGGCCGCTCAATTTGCTTTTGTATACGGTCTTTAATCTGGGAACGGCATCGACCCAAGTGGGGATCGAAACCTTCGACAAATACAAAGCGCATCCGGCGGTGGATTGGGTGATTCCGATCTCGCTCGGGGACGGGCACCGGGGCTTTCGCGTCGTCGCCACCGATGCCTCGTTCAAAGAGCATTACCGTTTCAAAAAAGACCGGCAGATCGAATTGAAAGACGGCGTTTGGTCCGCCGGGATCTGGGACGTGGTTCTGGGCGGCGACGTCGCGCGGAGCCTGGGCTACAAGCTGGGCGACAAGGTCGTGCTGGCGCATGGTGTGACTTCGGGTGAAGGCATCCTCAATCACGACGACAAACCTTTCACCGTGGTCGGCATCATGGAGCCCACGGGCACCGCGCTCGATCAGTCCCTTTACATCACGCTGGAAGGGATGGAGGGCATTCACGTCGACTGGAAAGACGGGGCGATGCCGCAGCCTGGGCAAGAGATCGCGGCCGCGAGTCTAAAGATGGAAGATCTGCGCCCGCACAACATCACGGCATTTTTCCTGCGCACGAAAACCCGTATCGAAACTTTGCGTTTGCAGCGCGAGATCAACACCGACACAGCCGAGCCTTTGCTCGCGATCATTCCGGGCGTCGCCTTGGGTGAACTGTGGCGTTCGCTCGGTCATGTCGAAAGCGCGTTGCGCGGAATTTCGTGGCTGGTTCTGATCACGGGGCTTTGCACTTTGATCGTGGCGCTGCTCACGTCGCTCGGCGCGCGCCGCCGCGAAATGGCGATCCTGCGCGCGGTGGGCGCGGGGCCCGCACACATCATGGCGCTCCTGGGACTTGAAGCCGTGGGGCTCGTTGGCCTCGGCGCTCTCTTGGGTTATGTGCTGCAAGCGGCGGGCTTCTGGGCCCTGGGCCTTTACCTGAAAGCCGAGTACGGCGTGGTCCTTTCGGACGCCATCTTTTCCGTGGGACAAGTGAAGCTCTTCGCGGGCGCACTCATCCTGGGCCTGGTCGCGGGCTTGATCCCCGCGATCTCGGCCTTCCGCATGTCGGTCCGCGACGGGTTACGTCCGCCGGCATAACGGCGGAGCTGCGTTCATCCCGCCGGCTTAATCCGGCGGAGCTGCTTTCACTCCGCCGGTTTGACGGCAGAGCAGGATTCCAGCTGCCCGTTTGATCCGGCGGAAGAGCAAGTTTTCAGTCCGGCGAAGCCATGCCGATCCTGTCGTTCCACTTCCGATTCGGAAGTCGCGAAAGCCCGGCTCAAACCTCGTGGACCACGTCCCGCAGAGGCAGCCGGTGGCGGGGCGCCCAGGTTCCACGCTCGGCCTCGAAGCCGACCGAGATGACCATGACGATTTTGGTGGCCGAACCCAGTTTCAAAAACCGGCGCAGGCGACAGTCGTCGAAGCCCTCCATCATGCAGGTCTGCAGACCCTGCGCGGTGGCGGCCAGCACGAAGTTTTCGGCGGCGAGCGCCGCGGACTTCACCGCGACCTCTTGGATGTCCCGGCGTGAGTAGGGGCCGCGCACGATGGGACGGAACAGTCCCACCGAGTTTGCCGCGATCCACTTGAAGGGCGCGAACATGTTCAGAAAACCCCAGCGGTAAACGAAGGGGACCAGGCGCTCATAGTAGAGCAGAATCTGCGCGGGGGCCTTCGCGTCCTTCACCCATTGGATCAAGGAGCCTTGCGAACGGCGCCACGCTTTTGGATTTGCGGTGATGACGACGAGCTCCTGCGCGGTCCGCGCCGCCGATTGCGACAGACAGGCGCGGACGCCCGCGGCTTTGGCTTCAGGTGAACGCAACCAGTAAAAATCCCAGGTTTGCGTATTGGAGGAGTTAGGCGCCAGGATCGCCGCCTGCAGGCATTTCTCGATCATGGCGGGAGGCACGGGCTCGGGGGTGTAACGGCGGATGCTGCGACGTTTTTCCAGAATACGGAAGAGGCTCTCGATTTCGTTCATGGGCCATGATCTGCGCCGCCCCAAAGGAAACGTCAATCTTCCGTGAAGGCCGCCACCGTGCATTTACAAGTGCATTTTCGGTGACAGCCGCGTGTCGTGAGGCTTATCTCGAGCGCAACCGGAGGACTCCCATGCGCTTCATCTTGCCGCTCTTGTTCGTGCCCTTGATCAGCCTCAGCACCCTGGCCGCTCCCGCGAAAAAATCCGTGGAGATCCTTACTCCGCGCGGCGCGAAGATCGTGATCGATCTGTATGACGGCGCCCCCGGCGCGACAAGGCTGATGCTGCTGGCCCCCGGTCAAGGTTGCAACGCCCGCCTTGAGATGTATGACCGTCTCGCGGAAGAGTCCCAAGACACCGGCGTGCGCCTGGCGCGTTTGTACTGGGCGTACTGCGTGGCCGATCCCGCGAAGGGGCAGCCGAGCGGGATGCTCGAAAATGAAATCGAGGACATGGAAACCGCCATCCAGAAGCTCGCGACCGACTTGAGCCTGACGCGCGAGCAGATCGTGCTCGGTGGCAAATCACTCGGCAGCTTCGTCAGCCACGACATCTTCCGTCGTGAGGCGAAGCACCCCTCGCTCGTTCTTTTGACTCCGGTGTGCAGTCACGCCGAAAAAGAGGGCGAGCCCGCGCAAAACTACATGAACGAAAACTACCCCACGCTGGCGACCGAAACCCGCCCGGTGCTGGTCGTGAACGGAACTTCGGATCCCCTGTGCGAAACGCGCCACCTGTTGGAATTCCTGGCGGGCAAAGGTCCGAACTTCAAAGTCATGGTGACCCACGGCAATCACGCCCTCGGCATGACCGATGCGAACGGCACTTGGTTGGATGCGGAGTACACGGCGAATCTGAAGGCCGTGGGGCGTTGGATTTTTTCCTGGTTCTGATCCCTTACTTCCGATTCGGAAGTGGATTTTGAAATAGAAAGACCGCCTTCGGGGCGGTCTTTCTGTTTTAAGCCGTCGTCAGTCTTGTCTAAACGGCTGACGCCGCTTCTGGTCTTTTGCGAAAACGGCTTACGCCGTTTTCTTCACCTTCTCGTCGTATTCGGCGACGGGGTCCGAGAATTCGGTTT
The DNA window shown above is from Pseudobdellovibrionaceae bacterium and carries:
- a CDS encoding prolipoprotein diacylglyceryl transferase, with amino-acid sequence MVHDLHPVIFYIHGDLGVRWYGLSYLLGFLLAYGVAYWLVKRQRSQVTTEMLGDLTTYCAIGTLAGGRLGYCLFYSPDLFLKFKAEFPFWGVLAVNEGGMASHGGMIGIAVACVLFARKYGISRLYLFDLVTVSGSIGVIFGRIANFINGELVGREAPADFPLAVRFPTDIYLWPAQEPGRLEGLAAVVEKIPGQSRDHYLDLVAQQAANPGARSQLNQVLMTIVDQIQHGNAAAKEAIAPLLTYRHPSQLYAALGEGVVVFLVLMAVWYKPRKAGIVGASFLIIYGIVRIVQEQFRMPDAHLGFQALGMTRGQWLSVGMTLIGVGLAIFWSRSGSLVIPGWGRVSSIKINRRSKSE
- the hisS gene encoding histidine--tRNA ligase, yielding MSEQPVSRLQPARGTQDLLPETSRIFRGLDERAWNMAQRYGYQEIDTPIFEFREVFHRTLGETSDAVSKETYSFQDRGGEWLTLRPEGTAGIARALISNGLQQNLPLKLYYSGPMFRYERPQKGRYRQFHQIGVESLGQEAPFADVECIALGARMLADLGLADKVQLEINSLGDTSSRMKHRDLLVEYLSQFRAELSPDSQTRLEKNPLRILDSKDAGDRKILEGAPRLDKCLNDESKKFFDGVLEGLTAVGVKFQLTPSLVRGFDYYTHTVFEFTTTHLGAQSAVLAGGRYNGLVALMGGNETPGVGWAAGMERLALLTGPAMFPEGATDATVIVADDSAETYALKVTEELRAAGLNVELIAGGGNVGKKMKKAARFNATSTFILGGNERDAGTVTVKTMATGDQRTLSLAEFLKSGIAKR
- a CDS encoding DUF3299 domain-containing protein: MKRIQFLGTLAVFCASLVGGFYLFQGASSFALGDVVEIDWRLLGQLDYISGQAGGELEKLDGKTVRIPGFMVPLEDDMKRVTEFLLVPSPQACIHVPPPPPNQMVLIDMAKVSGTEVAYGPIWVYGTLHLKPKRHLYGESSFSMDGVKIEKYQSR
- a CDS encoding ATP-binding cassette domain-containing protein, with translation MTLKIENLRFRYPNQKQDLLRIARFELKPGEKLFLFGPSGAGKSSFLELVAGIQKAQAGKIEVCGRDLTPLSESERDAHRARHLGFIFQSFNLLPFLSVDENIRLGTSFSRERAANVKPGDVEHLIEKLGLSGLAARRAGDLSVGQAQRVAAARALLGKPELLLADEPTSALDHDHRESFLKLLFDLAAESKQAILFVSHDRSLAKLFDRTVDLRDLSVGDSLGEHGKADT
- a CDS encoding ABC transporter permease, which gives rise to MNLARIAWASLLSRRAASLLTLFSIAISVALLISVERLKQGAEEGFTGAISQTDLIVGGRTGPLNLLLYTVFNLGTASTQVGIETFDKYKAHPAVDWVIPISLGDGHRGFRVVATDASFKEHYRFKKDRQIELKDGVWSAGIWDVVLGGDVARSLGYKLGDKVVLAHGVTSGEGILNHDDKPFTVVGIMEPTGTALDQSLYITLEGMEGIHVDWKDGAMPQPGQEIAAASLKMEDLRPHNITAFFLRTKTRIETLRLQREINTDTAEPLLAIIPGVALGELWRSLGHVESALRGISWLVLITGLCTLIVALLTSLGARRREMAILRAVGAGPAHIMALLGLEAVGLVGLGALLGYVLQAAGFWALGLYLKAEYGVVLSDAIFSVGQVKLFAGALILGLVAGLIPAISAFRMSVRDGLRPPA
- a CDS encoding nitroreductase family protein is translated as MNEIESLFRILEKRRSIRRYTPEPVPPAMIEKCLQAAILAPNSSNTQTWDFYWLRSPEAKAAGVRACLSQSAARTAQELVVITANPKAWRRSQGSLIQWVKDAKAPAQILLYYERLVPFVYRWGFLNMFAPFKWIAANSVGLFRPIVRGPYSRRDIQEVAVKSAALAAENFVLAATAQGLQTCMMEGFDDCRLRRFLKLGSATKIVMVISVGFEAERGTWAPRHRLPLRDVVHEV